From the genome of Vicia villosa cultivar HV-30 ecotype Madison, WI linkage group LG2, Vvil1.0, whole genome shotgun sequence, one region includes:
- the LOC131645999 gene encoding protein NPGR1-like isoform X1: protein MSLTFGVCYRAAARTSVVDSERVTFQKESLKFLNAAVLNGNENAEVMSSLGLENAIQRNLDVAYQNIMFRLSVILAMAEKFLSTTLGSESGVNAIFTNGRWRGLAGFPGSLLT, encoded by the exons ATGTCGTTAACGTTCGGTGTTTGTTATAGGGCAGCAGCTAGAACATCTGTAGTGGATTCTGAAAGAGTTACTTTTCAAAAAGAGTCTTTGAAGTTTCTAAATgcagctgtcctaaatggaaatGAGAACGCAGAAGTGATGTCCAGTCTTGGACTCGAAAATGCAATTCAAAGGAATCTAGATGTGGCTTATCAGAATATAATGTTCCGGCTTAGTGTCATTTTGGCCATG GCAGAGAAGTTTTTGTCTACAACCCTTGGGTCTGAATCTGGTGTCAATGCTATCTTTACTAATGGAAGG TGGAGAGGACTCGCAGGATTCCCAGGTTCCTTGCTTACTTAG
- the LOC131645999 gene encoding uncharacterized protein LOC131645999 isoform X2 produces MLQSPPRAAARTSVVDSERVTFQKESLKFLNAAVLNGNENAEVMSSLGLENAIQRNLDVAYQNIMFRLSVILAMAEKFLSTTLGSESGVNAIFTNGRWRGLAGFPGSLLT; encoded by the exons ATGCTCCAATCACCGCCAAG GGCAGCAGCTAGAACATCTGTAGTGGATTCTGAAAGAGTTACTTTTCAAAAAGAGTCTTTGAAGTTTCTAAATgcagctgtcctaaatggaaatGAGAACGCAGAAGTGATGTCCAGTCTTGGACTCGAAAATGCAATTCAAAGGAATCTAGATGTGGCTTATCAGAATATAATGTTCCGGCTTAGTGTCATTTTGGCCATG GCAGAGAAGTTTTTGTCTACAACCCTTGGGTCTGAATCTGGTGTCAATGCTATCTTTACTAATGGAAGG TGGAGAGGACTCGCAGGATTCCCAGGTTCCTTGCTTACTTAG